The following are encoded together in the Panicum virgatum strain AP13 chromosome 6K, P.virgatum_v5, whole genome shotgun sequence genome:
- the LOC120711469 gene encoding transcription factor MAMYB-like, with protein sequence MEFVDPWDTQSRARVVHSGAHSTPSPSSTTAGAPPSLPHAASCAAAAVALLAAAYYFPPAYQILSSLLVWAASSLLLAPFAPSSATGGDISVGRGRLLPAQEPAEDPVPDPAPAPRRARRQNPAPTPAKPSDPIAAPVQPVASLQPLQKAAAACGAGVDGSERKEDAGEWTDQELELLRRQMVKHPAGEPQRWEKIAAVFGGRRTPESVIRAAKSGAAAAGGGSFEQFLRKRKPLDPRAEAADASDNAGGGESADAAWSAGDDRALLNALKEFPKDTAMRWEKVAAAVPGKTKAACMKRITELKRDFRSTKAASQDNALA encoded by the coding sequence ATGGAGTTCGTCGACCCCTGGGACACCCAGTCCCGCGCTCGCGTCGTCCATTCCGGCGCCCACTCCACCCCCTCACCCTCCTCCACCACGGCCGGagcgcccccctccctcccccacgCCGCatcttgcgccgccgcggccgtcgcgctcctcgccgccgcttaCTACTTCCCGCCGGCCTACCAgatcctctcctccctcctcgtgTGGGCCgcgtcctccctcctcctcgccccctTCGCGCCCTCctcggccaccggcggcgacatCTCCGTCGGCCgaggccgcctcctccccgctcAGGAACCGGCCGAGGACCCGGTCCCGGACCCCGCACCCGCTCCCCGCCGCGCTCGTCGGCAGAACCCGGCCCCGACGCCCGCGAAGCCCTCAGATCCGATCGCGGCTCCCGTCCAGCCGGTTGCGTCGCTGCAGCCGCTGCAgaaggcggcggctgcgtgTGGGGCCGGCGTGGATGGCAGCGAGAGGAAGGAGGACGCCGGCGAGTGGACCGACCAAGAGCTGGAGCTCCTCCGGCGGCAGATGGTGAAGCACCCGGCGGGGGAGCCCCAGCGGTGGGAGAAGATCGCGGCGGTGTTCggcggccgccgcacgccggaGAGCGTCATCCGCGCGGCAaagtcgggcgccgccgcggcgggcgggggcTCGTTCGAGCAGTTCTTGCGCAAGCGGAAGCCGCTCGATCCGAGGGCCGAGGCTGCCGACGCCAGTGACAATGCCGGTGGTGGAGAGAGTGCGGATGCTGCTTGGAGTGCCGGGGATGACCGCGCCCTGCTGAACGCGCTCAAGGAGTTCCCCAAGGACACTGCGATGAGGTGGGAGAAGGTGGCGGCTGCTGTGCCCGGGAAGACGAAGGCCGCGTGCATGAAGAGGATCACTGAGCTCAAGCGAGACTTCCGCAGCACCAAGGCAGCATCGCAGGACAATGCGCTTGCTTGA